The following are encoded in a window of Rubellicoccus peritrichatus genomic DNA:
- a CDS encoding DUF6807 family protein: MKRTGILLIVLMAMSSLFAHKAKVLILTGANNHNWSATTPVLKNILEASDRFDVDVVTEPEELTKYRLSGYDVLLSNWNAFGKEKPAPWSKSLQDAYVEFVRNGGGHVVVHAGSSSFYDWDDYHTISNATWKGKTGHKEIHEFEVRMTDAEHPVTQGLDTFKTTDELWFRPFVQPGAEVLAESFSKTTGDWEPTALVSEFGKGRCFTLLLGHDANSMQSDVFKNLLIRGTEWASGGKEEIQETADSISMIWDGSPLWTFNHSAEEGKPYFHPLATTKGTVFSDLRPDDHPWHRALWFSWKFINGVNYWEENRETGKSEGQTMLLDIDRTVLPDKAVQVKMELAYAPAATGERVLEESRTVLISPPDASGAYRIDWSSEFRALDHDVILDRTPLPEEPDGKTWGGYAGYSMRMNSGVFGGTYLNSEGLAGADTNHQPARWASYTAPNDGSILFLDHPENLNHPAKWYVAPGMGYFSPAVIHDARHTIKAGETLELHYRLIINPGAVDTAYAEAEWSEWIKTD, encoded by the coding sequence ATGAAACGAACAGGCATTTTATTGATTGTATTGATGGCAATGTCATCCTTGTTCGCTCACAAAGCTAAAGTGCTCATCTTGACCGGGGCTAATAACCACAACTGGAGTGCCACCACACCGGTGCTGAAAAATATTCTGGAAGCCTCGGATCGCTTCGATGTGGATGTTGTCACAGAACCTGAAGAGCTTACGAAGTATCGTCTTTCTGGTTATGATGTATTGCTGAGTAATTGGAATGCTTTTGGAAAAGAAAAACCAGCACCATGGTCGAAATCTCTACAGGATGCTTATGTTGAATTCGTTCGTAACGGGGGCGGGCATGTTGTGGTGCATGCGGGCTCTTCTTCTTTTTACGATTGGGATGACTATCATACCATCAGTAATGCGACGTGGAAGGGCAAAACCGGGCATAAGGAAATCCACGAATTTGAGGTTCGAATGACAGATGCTGAGCATCCCGTTACACAGGGGTTGGATACATTTAAAACGACTGATGAGCTTTGGTTTCGTCCATTTGTTCAGCCAGGTGCCGAGGTGTTGGCCGAATCGTTTTCAAAGACCACTGGGGATTGGGAGCCTACGGCTTTGGTTAGCGAGTTTGGCAAAGGACGTTGTTTTACATTACTCCTGGGGCATGATGCGAATAGCATGCAGTCGGACGTTTTCAAAAACCTTTTAATACGTGGTACTGAGTGGGCGTCAGGAGGAAAGGAAGAGATTCAGGAGACAGCGGATTCTATTTCTATGATTTGGGATGGCAGTCCACTTTGGACGTTCAACCATAGTGCAGAAGAGGGGAAGCCATACTTTCATCCCCTTGCGACAACGAAGGGAACTGTTTTTTCTGACCTGCGCCCCGACGACCATCCATGGCATCGTGCGCTTTGGTTTTCTTGGAAGTTCATCAACGGCGTAAACTATTGGGAAGAGAATCGAGAGACTGGAAAGTCTGAAGGCCAGACCATGCTACTGGACATTGACCGCACCGTCTTACCAGACAAAGCGGTTCAAGTTAAGATGGAATTGGCTTATGCTCCCGCTGCAACTGGGGAAAGAGTTCTTGAAGAAAGCCGGACGGTTCTCATTTCTCCACCTGATGCTTCCGGAGCTTACCGCATTGATTGGTCATCCGAATTTCGAGCATTGGATCATGACGTCATACTTGATCGGACACCACTTCCGGAAGAGCCGGATGGAAAAACATGGGGTGGCTATGCCGGTTATTCGATGCGGATGAATTCGGGAGTTTTCGGTGGTACATATCTCAATAGCGAAGGCCTTGCGGGAGCTGACACAAATCATCAGCCTGCGCGGTGGGCCAGTTATACGGCTCCCAATGATGGCAGTATTTTATTTTTAGACCACCCTGAGAATCTGAACCATCCGGCCAAGTGGTATGTTGCGCCAGGCATGGGCTATTTCAGCCCTGCGGTTATTCATGATGCCAGGCATACGATCAAGGCTGGCGAGACACTCGAATTGCACTATCGATTGATCATTAATCCTGGTGCAGTCGACACAGCGTATGCGGAAGCAGAGTGGAGCGAGTGGATTAAGACAGATTGA
- a CDS encoding CHRD domain-containing protein, translating to MKFICCLTFFGASLLSTSAAVFSYQAILTPEAVVPGSPTDDPAGISTASGLAQLTLTTGGVGGPTLSYSLTLTGLDVSETIPRPTLTGPDDLVRAVHIHFGAVGVNDVHGLNVYGFPREDDADLVVNSSTSTVSGLWDDSDANFGSDGIRGAGDSVALSDALTALQAGELYFQVHTFGFRQGEIRGQITQVPEPAQLALVVGCIFFVVVVYARRSKHRF from the coding sequence ATGAAATTCATTTGTTGCTTAACATTTTTTGGAGCTTCACTCCTTTCCACCTCTGCGGCAGTTTTTAGTTATCAGGCTATCCTGACCCCAGAAGCGGTTGTTCCGGGAAGCCCGACTGATGATCCAGCTGGTATATCCACTGCCTCTGGCTTGGCGCAATTGACCCTGACAACTGGCGGTGTTGGTGGCCCGACTTTAAGTTACTCGCTCACTTTGACTGGCCTTGATGTTTCCGAAACGATTCCCCGTCCAACCTTGACTGGCCCGGATGATTTGGTACGTGCCGTACACATCCATTTTGGTGCTGTCGGCGTCAATGATGTTCATGGGCTCAATGTCTATGGCTTTCCCCGGGAAGATGATGCAGACCTTGTTGTCAATAGTTCGACTTCCACCGTCAGTGGCTTGTGGGATGATTCGGATGCTAATTTTGGTTCGGATGGTATTCGGGGAGCTGGTGACAGTGTCGCCTTGAGCGATGCGCTCACTGCATTGCAGGCTGGGGAGCTTTATTTTCAGGTTCACACCTTTGGCTTCCGGCAAGGCGAAATCCGTGGCCAAATCACCCAAGTTCCTGAACCCGCTCAATTAGCCTTGGTTGTAGGTTGCATCTTTTTTGTCGTCGTGGTCTACGCTCGAAGAAGCAAACACCGCTTTTAG
- a CDS encoding VOC family protein encodes MSTETTQEHDTTPGVMAWNELVTRDKGTSVDFYSKLFGWTTEDMELPGGNTYTMFKVGDRPVAGCVVPPGDEEAPQMWLSYVNVADIDESVKAAKSLGGAIVKERVDIPMGSFAIVADPQGGIFAFWQPSDDCAS; translated from the coding sequence ATGAGCACTGAAACAACTCAAGAACATGATACAACTCCAGGTGTAATGGCCTGGAACGAACTGGTCACACGCGACAAAGGCACAAGTGTGGATTTCTATTCAAAACTCTTTGGCTGGACGACGGAAGATATGGAATTGCCGGGTGGGAACACCTATACGATGTTCAAAGTGGGCGACCGTCCTGTTGCTGGATGCGTCGTGCCGCCTGGAGACGAAGAGGCACCTCAAATGTGGCTGAGCTATGTCAATGTAGCAGACATCGACGAATCAGTAAAAGCAGCCAAGTCGCTTGGAGGAGCAATTGTCAAAGAACGTGTCGATATACCAATGGGTAGTTTCGCAATCGTTGCTGATCCACAAGGTGGGATCTTTGCATTTTGGCAGCCTTCCGATGATTGCGCCTCTTAG
- a CDS encoding ThuA domain-containing protein, with protein sequence MGTSLIKHLVWSAFIFFTELSLNAAPIKALLITGGCCHDYDTQRDIIPMAIDNYSKEKVAWTILHQRTKKGDILLEFYKNPDWAKGYDVVVHNECFADIDDEDYVQGILKPHLDGVPAVLIHCSMHSYRTGPAKEDWWKFCGAHSPGHGPKHPFEVKITEPGHEIMEGMSNWTTPNGELYFVEKEYPTMTTLAESISKKNGESHSNIWVNNYGPNETRVFATTIGHHNETMLDKNYMEMITRGFLWATGRPVAENLKSGS encoded by the coding sequence ATGGGTACTTCATTAATAAAACACCTTGTTTGGAGTGCTTTCATCTTCTTCACGGAGTTGAGCCTAAACGCTGCCCCGATCAAAGCACTATTGATTACAGGAGGCTGTTGCCATGATTACGATACCCAAAGAGATATCATCCCAATGGCCATTGACAACTATTCGAAAGAAAAAGTCGCATGGACGATTTTACACCAGCGCACTAAGAAGGGCGATATACTTCTGGAGTTTTATAAGAATCCGGATTGGGCGAAAGGCTACGATGTTGTAGTTCACAACGAATGCTTTGCCGACATTGACGATGAGGACTACGTTCAAGGCATACTCAAACCTCACCTAGATGGTGTGCCAGCTGTCCTGATTCACTGTTCTATGCACAGCTATCGCACAGGACCGGCTAAAGAAGACTGGTGGAAATTCTGTGGTGCGCACTCTCCCGGGCATGGCCCCAAGCATCCTTTCGAAGTGAAAATCACGGAGCCTGGACATGAAATCATGGAAGGCATGAGTAATTGGACGACCCCCAATGGCGAACTCTACTTTGTTGAAAAAGAATATCCCACGATGACGACACTGGCAGAGTCCATTTCCAAAAAGAACGGAGAATCACACAGTAATATCTGGGTCAACAATTACGGCCCGAATGAAACGCGTGTTTTTGCCACCACAATCGGACATCACAATGAAACCATGCTCGATAAAAACTACATGGAAATGATCACCCGCGGATTCCTCTGGGCAACGGGCAGACCAGTCGCAGAAAACCTAAAATCAGGGAGTTAA
- a CDS encoding sugar phosphate isomerase/epimerase family protein, with translation MIQIGCFALIQPFTTLDSQFKAIREMGIDYADLTDSHDGAILGGEFGFTAAASLDAHPSRIREMVKAQNIQLTSVCAHANLLDPVGPDTYSTNQIIKAIRLARDLGVKQVITTEGDPKTAFGESLSYDERIFSIAEKLYWPVRWAEELGVELLIEPHGIVTDDIDATEELLERIGHKDTVGLNLDTGNLWLGGGDNFKYIERFGSRIKHVHWKDLGAGWEPKRGQQYGCGMGDIPLGDGVIGLNEIAGELQRIGFDGPTTLEVFGEDTVKTSAERLRNWFA, from the coding sequence ATGATACAAATTGGATGTTTTGCCCTGATACAACCCTTTACGACTCTGGATTCCCAGTTCAAAGCGATCCGGGAGATGGGTATCGATTATGCCGATCTTACTGATAGTCATGATGGTGCAATTCTGGGTGGTGAGTTTGGTTTTACTGCAGCGGCCAGTCTCGATGCGCATCCATCCCGCATTCGTGAAATGGTGAAAGCGCAGAACATTCAACTCACTTCGGTTTGCGCGCATGCGAATTTGTTGGATCCGGTAGGTCCTGATACTTATTCGACGAATCAAATCATTAAAGCAATCCGTCTCGCACGTGATCTTGGAGTCAAACAGGTGATCACAACCGAGGGCGATCCGAAGACTGCCTTTGGCGAGTCGTTGAGTTATGACGAGCGCATCTTCAGTATCGCTGAAAAACTGTATTGGCCGGTTCGCTGGGCAGAGGAATTGGGAGTCGAACTCCTGATTGAACCACATGGGATTGTGACAGACGATATCGATGCGACAGAAGAGCTGCTGGAGCGTATCGGCCATAAGGATACGGTTGGGCTCAATCTCGACACAGGCAACCTATGGCTTGGTGGCGGTGACAACTTTAAATATATCGAACGCTTTGGTTCACGTATCAAGCATGTGCATTGGAAAGATCTTGGAGCAGGATGGGAGCCCAAACGTGGCCAACAATATGGCTGTGGGATGGGTGATATCCCATTGGGCGATGGTGTTATTGGTCTCAACGAAATCGCAGGCGAACTGCAGCGTATCGGATTTGACGGTCCAACGACCTTGGAAGTGTTTGGCGAAGACACGGTTAAAACTTCAGCCGAGCGGTTACGTAACTGGTTTGCTTAA
- a CDS encoding Gfo/Idh/MocA family oxidoreductase, whose protein sequence is MKTEFNRRKFIKTSLSAGALVGFPTIIPSSALGKDGAVAPSNRVNVGVLSCGARSAAAGAYNHYGKSQLVAVCDPVLERRLEKAEAWGVSDHYNDFRDVLARSDVDAVHISTSDHWHVPMSLAAARAGKDIYCEKPLGLTIEENLASRAIVDEYDRVFQYGTQQRSQASCRMGIELVLNGHIGDVQEVYVWAPQGASGGSATPVLPVPEGFDYDLWLGPAPEAPFCYDRCLNRGAKAIWFDYDYAIGFVAGWGAHPMDQLQWWADNTGMGIPYEYKATGTIPTKGLFNTLVHWDLEAVYKDGTPLRFMDSKTAAQWLEKNPIPGLKYQGNCTVFKGTKGWVAVSRGLLQASSEELRRKAKDPGPIRLEESRNHQHNFIDHILARTQPVSPLDSAIESDIICHMTDLCARTNETLQWDPKEETVVGSADAVSRMSRPMRAPWTL, encoded by the coding sequence ATGAAAACAGAATTCAATCGCAGAAAATTTATAAAAACCTCACTCAGTGCTGGAGCCTTGGTTGGCTTCCCCACCATTATCCCTTCAAGTGCACTGGGTAAAGATGGTGCAGTTGCCCCCAGCAATCGCGTCAATGTTGGGGTGCTTTCTTGCGGCGCGCGGTCTGCGGCAGCTGGTGCTTACAACCATTATGGCAAATCTCAATTGGTAGCTGTTTGTGATCCTGTATTGGAGCGACGCCTTGAGAAAGCAGAAGCTTGGGGTGTTAGCGATCATTATAATGATTTTCGTGATGTTCTGGCCCGTAGTGATGTTGATGCCGTGCATATCTCGACCAGCGATCACTGGCATGTGCCGATGTCTTTGGCAGCTGCGCGAGCTGGGAAGGATATCTATTGTGAAAAGCCGTTAGGTTTGACCATTGAAGAGAACCTTGCCTCACGGGCTATTGTGGATGAGTATGACCGTGTTTTTCAATATGGGACGCAGCAACGCTCTCAGGCTTCATGCCGTATGGGTATTGAGTTAGTGTTGAATGGGCACATAGGTGATGTGCAGGAAGTTTATGTCTGGGCACCGCAGGGGGCTTCCGGCGGATCGGCAACACCGGTTTTGCCAGTGCCTGAAGGTTTTGATTACGACCTGTGGCTTGGGCCTGCACCCGAAGCTCCCTTTTGCTATGATCGTTGCCTGAACAGGGGTGCCAAAGCGATTTGGTTTGATTACGATTACGCTATTGGGTTTGTTGCCGGTTGGGGAGCTCATCCTATGGATCAATTGCAATGGTGGGCCGATAATACTGGCATGGGTATTCCATATGAATACAAGGCCACAGGAACAATCCCAACTAAAGGGCTTTTTAATACTTTGGTACACTGGGATTTAGAAGCTGTTTATAAGGATGGCACACCGCTTCGTTTCATGGATAGCAAAACGGCTGCACAGTGGCTGGAAAAGAATCCGATTCCCGGGCTGAAGTATCAGGGCAATTGCACCGTGTTCAAGGGGACCAAGGGTTGGGTTGCGGTATCTCGTGGTCTGCTTCAGGCATCTTCAGAGGAGCTTCGACGCAAGGCAAAAGACCCAGGACCGATTCGTCTGGAGGAAAGTCGCAATCATCAACACAACTTCATCGATCATATACTTGCGCGGACTCAACCGGTTTCACCTCTGGACTCTGCGATTGAGTCGGATATCATTTGCCATATGACCGATTTATGTGCTCGCACAAACGAGACATTGCAGTGGGACCCTAAAGAAGAAACCGTGGTTGGCAGTGCAGATGCGGTTAGTCGAATGAGTCGTCCGATGCGTGCTCCATGGACGCTATAA
- a CDS encoding AraC family transcriptional regulator, whose amino-acid sequence MRKAFKSDDCSPLTAAVKRGEVSLVAHSRGQYPGKHLSDDKLPGLRTIGYWDAVGPQSWGLPMHRNEGIEICYLLSGQTSFSTDTGEWLLHAGDITITRPWQRHSLGNPNIEACKLFWIILDVESSDARTQWEFPKWVGPDAHSRRELLRIFRQNQCCHLVDKGSQLKGFMQHTFEKITDDGPLATAYLANAINYLLLSVAQRLSEGIEQAGKDPQGFNQTIRQFFQGLEASIEKAADPWTVDTMAHACRVGKSYLTTSCREIFNSTPSEQLNLIRLFHASKLLTADPDRSVTQVAFETGFNSSQYFANRFKKHFGMTPQTYRAEHQ is encoded by the coding sequence ATGAGAAAAGCCTTCAAAAGCGATGACTGCTCTCCCCTGACTGCAGCTGTGAAGCGTGGTGAAGTGAGTCTCGTCGCCCACAGCCGTGGGCAGTACCCGGGGAAACATTTGTCTGATGACAAGCTCCCGGGGCTCCGCACCATTGGCTACTGGGATGCAGTCGGCCCGCAAAGCTGGGGCTTGCCAATGCACCGAAATGAAGGCATCGAAATTTGTTACCTGTTGAGCGGTCAAACGAGTTTCTCAACTGATACCGGAGAATGGTTGCTCCATGCAGGCGACATTACCATCACGCGCCCGTGGCAACGACACAGCCTGGGCAACCCGAATATCGAAGCCTGCAAGCTCTTTTGGATTATTCTGGATGTTGAATCAAGTGATGCACGAACTCAATGGGAATTCCCCAAATGGGTCGGCCCCGATGCACATTCACGGCGCGAACTGCTGCGTATTTTTCGTCAGAACCAGTGCTGCCATCTCGTAGATAAAGGCAGCCAGCTCAAAGGCTTCATGCAGCACACTTTTGAGAAAATCACTGACGATGGCCCGCTTGCCACTGCCTATCTTGCCAATGCAATTAACTACCTCCTGCTCTCTGTCGCGCAGCGGCTCTCCGAGGGCATCGAACAAGCTGGAAAAGATCCTCAAGGTTTCAACCAAACAATTCGTCAATTCTTTCAGGGGCTGGAAGCCAGCATTGAAAAGGCCGCAGACCCCTGGACTGTGGACACCATGGCGCACGCCTGCCGTGTTGGAAAAAGCTACCTGACAACCTCTTGCCGGGAAATATTCAACAGCACTCCATCAGAGCAACTGAATCTTATCCGCCTCTTTCACGCCAGCAAGCTACTCACAGCAGATCCGGATCGTTCGGTGACACAAGTTGCCTTTGAAACAGGCTTTAACTCCAGCCAGTATTTCGCCAACCGCTTCAAAAAACACTTTGGAATGACTCCGCAGACATACCGGGCAGAACATCAGTAA
- a CDS encoding YafY family protein: MNRIDRLTAMILMLQSQRVVTAEKISSHFEISVRTVYRDISALGEAGVPIVAEAGVGYSLMRGYNVPPIMFTEAEVAALFMSGEITEQFGDDSLKKSLAGALLKVRAALPDGHKNYLSKLDNSMEVWNGPNEMQSNHSLMPVQEAVVRRKCIAIHYDAGGRGEVTERTVEALGLTFYGRQWHLIAWCRLRKAIRDFRLDRMEKWEVLEETFSGHEDFSLGDFLKDAIEESALISFQVECECWALERILNDMPCKNVSHHELPNGRFLVEAKAYSLEWVAKWLIGMRSFVTARSPQELQDLIRAEAEEILRCYA; this comes from the coding sequence ATGAATCGCATCGACCGTCTAACCGCCATGATACTGATGTTGCAGAGCCAGCGAGTGGTAACTGCTGAAAAGATCTCATCGCATTTTGAGATCAGTGTGCGTACGGTCTATCGTGATATTTCGGCCCTGGGTGAGGCAGGTGTGCCGATCGTTGCTGAAGCCGGAGTCGGGTATAGTTTGATGCGTGGCTATAATGTGCCTCCGATCATGTTTACCGAGGCTGAAGTCGCGGCGCTATTTATGAGCGGTGAGATTACAGAACAGTTTGGTGACGATTCCTTGAAGAAAAGCCTTGCCGGGGCATTGCTTAAAGTCCGAGCTGCGCTGCCGGATGGACATAAGAATTACCTGAGTAAACTGGACAATAGCATGGAGGTCTGGAATGGCCCAAATGAGATGCAGAGCAATCACTCTCTTATGCCCGTCCAGGAAGCCGTGGTCCGGCGAAAGTGCATCGCGATTCATTATGATGCGGGCGGTCGTGGCGAAGTGACAGAGCGAACGGTTGAGGCTCTTGGTCTGACATTTTACGGCAGGCAGTGGCATTTGATTGCCTGGTGTCGTCTTCGTAAGGCGATTCGAGATTTTCGATTGGACCGGATGGAGAAATGGGAGGTGTTGGAAGAGACGTTTTCCGGGCATGAAGACTTTTCTCTTGGTGATTTTCTAAAGGATGCAATTGAGGAGAGTGCGCTTATTTCGTTTCAGGTTGAATGTGAGTGCTGGGCGCTTGAACGCATCTTGAACGATATGCCGTGCAAGAACGTATCACATCATGAACTTCCCAATGGCCGCTTTCTTGTTGAAGCAAAGGCTTATTCGTTGGAATGGGTTGCGAAGTGGCTGATTGGAATGAGGTCTTTTGTTACCGCACGTAGTCCGCAGGAATTACAGGATCTCATACGAGCTGAAGCTGAGGAAATTTTGCGATGCTACGCATAA
- a CDS encoding formylglycine-generating enzyme family protein, protein MIETKPKERTASVLFMILWLASLCASASLRKKKQAFWRSNIIYFLPVPLKCHLSSALKKGGKFIYRSGMLCYFRQNLNMLMKLKHMKLKPLAFLTAGLLAASLSYGVININTVYVGDAGNPNGSRGFGGVSYEYYIGTYEVTNAQYTAFLNATAATDSNGLYSTSMAGSFGGINRSGTSGSYTYSTINGRENNPVNFVSFWDAARFTNWLTSGDTETGVYVLTDTGIANNTITRDATAWANGGVAIASQNEWFKAAYYAGSPTGADGDGYWNYPTQSNSITTADANWGNSDGNVTAVGTYSGSVSYYGTFDQAGNVLEWSDTINGSRRITRGGSFINTSNGNLSAALSSNISPSASGSNAGFRVSSLAPIPEPSVYAAILGGLGLGLTLMRRKGRGTL, encoded by the coding sequence GTGATTGAAACCAAGCCAAAGGAGCGGACTGCTTCAGTGCTTTTTATGATTCTGTGGTTAGCATCTCTTTGCGCCTCGGCGTCTTTGCGAAAGAAAAAACAAGCCTTTTGGCGGTCAAATATTATTTATTTTTTGCCTGTCCCTTTGAAGTGCCACCTTTCAAGTGCCCTAAAAAAAGGGGGTAAGTTCATCTATCGTTCAGGGATGCTATGCTATTTTAGGCAAAATTTGAATATGCTCATGAAACTTAAACACATGAAACTCAAACCCCTGGCATTCCTCACGGCTGGGCTTCTTGCCGCTTCTCTCTCTTACGGCGTCATCAACATTAACACGGTTTACGTGGGAGATGCGGGCAACCCGAACGGCTCCAGAGGCTTCGGCGGGGTTAGCTACGAATACTACATTGGCACCTACGAGGTGACCAATGCGCAATACACGGCCTTCCTGAACGCCACGGCGGCGACCGATAGCAACGGGCTCTACAGCACGAGCATGGCTGGCAGCTTCGGCGGGATCAACCGTAGCGGAACGAGTGGTAGCTATACCTACAGTACGATCAACGGCCGCGAGAACAACCCGGTGAACTTTGTTTCGTTTTGGGATGCGGCGCGGTTTACGAACTGGCTGACTTCCGGAGATACGGAGACGGGTGTTTACGTACTGACTGACACTGGCATAGCGAACAACACGATAACCCGCGACGCGACGGCGTGGGCAAATGGTGGGGTGGCGATTGCCAGTCAAAACGAGTGGTTTAAGGCAGCTTACTACGCGGGTTCGCCCACCGGTGCCGATGGCGACGGCTACTGGAACTACCCGACGCAGAGCAACAGTATCACGACGGCGGATGCCAACTGGGGCAACAGCGATGGCAATGTGACGGCTGTGGGCACCTACAGTGGCTCAGTCAGCTACTACGGCACCTTCGACCAGGCCGGCAACGTCTTGGAATGGAGTGATACGATTAATGGCAGTAGACGCATCACGCGTGGGGGCTCGTTCATAAATACCAGCAATGGCAACCTGTCGGCCGCGTTGAGTAGTAACATCAGTCCGAGTGCATCGGGCAGCAACGCCGGCTTCCGAGTCTCCAGCCTCGCGCCCATTCCTGAACCTTCCGTCTACGCCGCGATTTTGGGCGGCCTGGGACTCGGATTGACACTGATGAGGCGCAAAGGGCGCGGCACCCTTTAG
- a CDS encoding Gfo/Idh/MocA family oxidoreductase, with protein sequence MKEKIQRRDFIRKGLVAGSSFMILPSGTLFGSSSPNNRLNIALIGAGGRAGAHYKILAQENLVALCDVNELNLTRAVKEFPNAKVYKDWRKCLDHPGLDAILCCTTDFTHAFIANWALNRDLHVYMEKPLAITVDEARTVRANYMGRKDKLATQVGMQRHSNPNFNRLKELVRDGAIGELKEVYTWGSRQIRRDAYLPKVQPIPSTLDYDLWLGPSPHHPYNPGYFSGRPGANCLNWNMYWDFGIGQMGDMGSHTMDLVWNVLDADLPSSIESSSPEIYNPDVTPVELTSSFIFPANNWRDKIRVTWFQGGAMPKSPSNWVDLSKIDHGAVFKGDRGSIVSDFGRRLIIPNGDKGNMTHFKPRTKEELIPNLGNFAKQWADACKNGKPADTACNFEYSANMIETMCLGLVAFRANKELNHDGRLEYNGQQGVVSNAQDANQFLTKPYRNGWTMNG encoded by the coding sequence ATGAAAGAGAAAATTCAACGCCGTGATTTCATTCGTAAAGGGCTCGTTGCCGGAAGCAGCTTCATGATTCTTCCATCTGGAACACTCTTTGGCAGCAGTAGTCCAAACAACCGCTTGAACATTGCATTGATCGGCGCAGGCGGCCGAGCAGGGGCACATTACAAAATACTCGCGCAAGAGAACCTGGTTGCACTGTGTGACGTCAATGAGCTGAACCTAACACGCGCAGTCAAAGAATTTCCTAACGCAAAAGTTTATAAAGATTGGCGCAAATGCCTGGATCATCCAGGCCTTGACGCTATCTTATGTTGCACGACTGACTTTACTCATGCTTTCATTGCTAATTGGGCTTTGAATCGTGATCTCCATGTATACATGGAAAAACCTCTAGCTATTACTGTTGATGAGGCGCGCACTGTCCGTGCAAACTATATGGGGCGCAAAGATAAACTTGCGACTCAGGTAGGTATGCAGCGCCATTCCAACCCAAACTTCAACCGTCTGAAAGAGTTGGTTCGAGATGGCGCTATTGGCGAGTTAAAAGAAGTTTATACTTGGGGCTCTCGCCAAATACGACGCGATGCTTATCTGCCCAAAGTACAACCAATACCGTCAACATTGGACTACGATCTTTGGCTGGGCCCATCACCGCATCATCCCTACAATCCAGGATATTTTTCCGGAAGACCAGGTGCCAATTGTCTCAATTGGAATATGTACTGGGACTTTGGAATCGGTCAAATGGGCGACATGGGCAGCCACACAATGGATCTAGTCTGGAACGTACTGGATGCCGATTTGCCAAGTAGTATCGAATCTAGCTCTCCTGAAATTTATAATCCGGATGTGACTCCAGTCGAGCTGACATCCAGCTTTATTTTCCCGGCCAACAATTGGCGTGATAAGATACGCGTTACCTGGTTTCAGGGTGGCGCAATGCCTAAATCTCCTTCTAATTGGGTCGACTTAAGTAAAATAGACCACGGTGCAGTATTCAAGGGAGACAGGGGATCGATTGTTTCTGACTTTGGACGCCGCCTGATTATTCCCAATGGTGATAAAGGTAATATGACTCATTTCAAGCCTCGCACCAAAGAAGAGCTCATTCCAAATTTAGGTAATTTCGCCAAGCAATGGGCAGATGCCTGCAAGAATGGCAAACCAGCTGATACTGCCTGTAACTTCGAATACAGTGCTAATATGATTGAAACGATGTGCCTTGGGCTAGTTGCCTTCCGCGCCAATAAGGAACTCAACCATGATGGAAGACTTGAGTACAACGGTCAGCAAGGAGTCGTGAGTAATGCACAAGATGCCAACCAATTTCTAACTAAACCCTATCGCAATGGTTGGACAATGAATGGATAG